Genomic segment of Paenibacillus polymyxa:
TCCGGCTGGATACGGACGCTTCCCGTGGACGTGAATGGGTGTTGTCGCAGGTGTCAGAATCTGTGCTCGGACTGTTGCGTTCTTTTGGGGATACCAGCATCGGTGCCTATATAGATATAGGCGCTCTAGGCATTGCTACTGCTGGCAGAGTAAATGTGGAGAGCGGCGTAGTTGTGTATGCCACAGATAACCTACCTGGCTGGCAAGGTACATCCTTAGTAACGTGGGCTAAAGAAAAACTGGCTTTACGAGCGGTTGCTGATAATGATGCGAACGCCGCTTTACTTGGAGAAGCGTGGCAGGGAGCGGGGAAAGGCAAGCGACGCTTGGTGATGCTCACGTTGGGAACAGGTGTCGGAGGTGCATATATGGAAAATGGCCTCTTGTGCAGAGGGGCTCATTGGAGCGGCGGTGATTGGGGGCACAGTATTCTATACCCCGGAGGACACCCCTGTAATTGCGGAAAAAAAGGGTGCGCCGAGCAATATGTATCGGGGAGCGCCCTGTTACGTCGAGGTAGGGAACACGTCGGTAAATTGTACCGCTCGGGAAACGAGATTGTGAAAGAGGCCGTTCACGGTAACCAGGAGGCAATCCAGGTGCTGGATGATTACACCGCAGATTTAGCTGTACTTCTAGCTAACATCTCGGTGACTCTTGATCCTGAGGGGATCATTGTAGGCGGAGGAGTAGCGGACACGGGAGAGGTCTGGT
This window contains:
- a CDS encoding ROK family protein, translated to MVVAAVNRVIGIDIGGTSVKAAIVARDGSVLDEIRLDTDASRGREWVLSQVSESVLGLLRSFGDTSIGAYIDIGALGIATAGRVNVESGVVVYATDNLPGWQGTSLVTWAKEKLALRAVADNDANAALLGEAWQGAGKGKRRLVMLTLGTGVGGAYMENGLLCRGAHWSGGDWGHSILYPGGHPCNCGKKGCAEQYVSGSALLRRGREHVGKLYRSGNEIVKEAVHGNQEAIQVLDDYTADLAVLLANISVTLDPEGIIVGGGVADTGEVWWPMLEKHLHQFGVQTEVSRALLGNRAGIIGAARLAFEMTES